A window of Desulfobacterales bacterium contains these coding sequences:
- the thiC gene encoding phosphomethylpyrimidine synthase ThiC produces MTQLQDARAGIITDAMREAAEFEHMAPEDIRQKVADGVVVIPKNIHHAFSARGIGRGLTTKVNANIGTSPSHFNLEEELEKLDMAVHVGADAVMDLSTGGDLDDTLARIIAHSPVMIGTVPIYKTVSKALSEGRKCRDISTDEIFAEIEHQAEGGVDFITVHCGITRHSLSVLKSCERRMGIVSRGGSLLAEWIMHNQKENPLYEEYDRLLEISRAHDVTLSLGDGLRPGTIFDAEDRAQITEMIILGELAGRARDAGVQVMIEGPGHVPLNRIAGDMKLQKGICEEAPYYVLGPLPTDIGAGYDHITGAIGGAIAAASGADFLCYVTPAEHLTLPGVAEVREGVVASKIAAHIGDLEKGIASAWEKDRRMTEARNRFDWQTMFDLCVDPEKARQMRSQSEDKDRDVCTMCGDFCALKTHARAFGEDDEKSP; encoded by the coding sequence ATGACACAATTACAAGACGCCCGTGCCGGCATCATCACCGATGCCATGCGGGAGGCGGCTGAATTTGAGCATATGGCGCCCGAGGATATCAGGCAGAAGGTGGCTGACGGCGTGGTGGTCATACCCAAAAACATACACCATGCCTTCTCCGCCCGCGGCATCGGCCGGGGGCTTACCACCAAGGTCAATGCCAATATCGGCACCTCGCCCAGCCACTTCAACCTTGAAGAGGAGCTTGAAAAGCTCGACATGGCGGTTCATGTGGGGGCGGATGCGGTGATGGATCTATCTACCGGCGGGGATCTGGATGACACGTTAGCCCGGATCATCGCGCATTCACCCGTCATGATCGGGACCGTGCCAATTTATAAAACCGTGAGCAAGGCGCTCTCGGAAGGCCGGAAATGCCGGGATATTAGTACAGATGAAATATTTGCCGAGATCGAGCATCAGGCCGAAGGGGGGGTGGATTTTATCACCGTGCACTGCGGCATCACAAGGCATTCCCTGTCTGTGCTTAAATCCTGCGAGCGGCGCATGGGTATCGTCTCCCGGGGCGGGAGTCTTTTGGCGGAATGGATCATGCACAACCAAAAGGAAAACCCCCTGTATGAGGAATACGATCGTCTGCTGGAGATCTCCCGTGCCCATGATGTTACCCTTTCATTGGGCGACGGGCTGCGGCCGGGCACCATTTTCGATGCCGAGGACCGGGCGCAGATTACGGAAATGATTATTCTGGGCGAGCTGGCCGGGCGCGCCCGGGATGCGGGGGTTCAGGTGATGATCGAGGGGCCGGGGCATGTGCCTTTAAACCGGATTGCCGGGGATATGAAACTTCAGAAGGGCATCTGCGAGGAGGCCCCCTATTATGTATTGGGCCCGCTCCCCACGGATATCGGGGCCGGCTACGACCACATTACCGGGGCCATCGGCGGGGCCATTGCCGCGGCCAGCGGCGCGGATTTTCTCTGCTATGTGACACCGGCCGAACACCTGACGCTGCCCGGTGTGGCCGAAGTGCGGGAAGGGGTGGTCGCCTCAAAAATCGCCGCCCATATCGGGGATCTGGAGAAAGGCATTGCATCCGCCTGGGAGAAAGACCGGCGGATGACCGAGGCCCGCAACCGGTTTGACTGGCAGACCATGTTCGACCTGTGCGTGGATCCGGAAAAGGCCCGGCAGATGCGGTCGCAAAGCGAGGACAAGGACCGGGATGTCTGCACCATGTGCGGCGACTTCTGTGCATTAAAGACCCATGCCCGGGCGTTTGGCGAGGATGATGAAAAATCCCCCTAA
- a CDS encoding sulfide-dependent adenosine diphosphate thiazole synthase, whose protein sequence is MALDEIVISRAIMDRYYEKLRDNLEADVAIVGGGPSGLVAGYFLARAGKKVVLFERKLSIGGGMWGGGMMYNEIVVQKSALHVLEEFGVRTVNYQDDYYTADAVESVGLIVGNAVRAGLTIFNCVTVEDVVMRPDRMEGLVINWSPVEMAGLHIDPLTMRCKYVVDATGHATEVVKVVERKFPGHLNTPTGRIEGEKSMWADQAEKLTLDNTKEVYPGLYVTGMAANAVAGGPRMGPIFGGMLLSGEKVAGELIEKLG, encoded by the coding sequence ATGGCACTTGATGAAATTGTCATCAGCCGGGCGATTATGGACCGGTATTACGAAAAATTAAGGGATAATCTTGAAGCGGATGTGGCCATTGTCGGGGGCGGTCCGTCCGGGCTGGTGGCCGGTTACTTTCTTGCCAGGGCCGGTAAAAAGGTGGTATTGTTTGAGCGCAAATTAAGTATCGGCGGCGGCATGTGGGGCGGCGGCATGATGTATAATGAAATCGTGGTGCAGAAATCCGCCCTGCATGTGCTTGAGGAATTCGGCGTGCGTACGGTGAATTATCAGGATGACTATTATACGGCGGATGCGGTGGAATCCGTGGGCTTGATTGTCGGGAATGCGGTCCGGGCCGGTCTGACCATTTTTAACTGCGTGACCGTCGAAGACGTGGTCATGCGGCCGGATCGGATGGAAGGGCTGGTGATAAACTGGTCGCCGGTTGAGATGGCGGGCCTGCATATTGATCCGCTGACCATGCGGTGCAAGTACGTGGTGGATGCCACCGGCCATGCCACGGAAGTGGTCAAGGTGGTGGAACGGAAATTTCCCGGCCACTTAAACACGCCCACCGGCCGGATAGAGGGGGAGAAATCCATGTGGGCGGATCAGGCCGAGAAATTGACCCTGGACAATACCAAAGAAGTCTATCCCGGGCTTTATGTCACCGGGATGGCGGCCAATGCCGTGGCCGGCGGCCCGCGCATGGGGCCGATATTCGGCGGGATGCTCCTTTCCGGCGAAAAGGTGGCCGGGGAGTTGATTGAAAAGCTGGGTTGA
- a CDS encoding AAA family ATPase, with protein sequence MKIEVCGKGGSGKSTLAALMAQSFARAGFRVLLVDADESNMGLQHALAGNTAPVHLMDFLGGKKGFKEKLNQKMMMDNPAGIFSGRQTIDDLPADCVTSEDGVEFLVIGKIHHFGEGCACPMGILSKKFLASLETREGEIILVDTEAGVEHFGRGMAGEADIVLGVVDPTAESFRMAEKITEMAQNANAAAYFVLNKVEPNIEEAMLRYLDGESVIGRIPKNNEIFLDSLEGRILSARLPEIDAVCQEISTRHGLMAA encoded by the coding sequence ATGAAAATAGAAGTTTGCGGAAAAGGCGGCAGCGGCAAGAGTACGCTGGCCGCCCTCATGGCGCAATCATTTGCCCGGGCCGGGTTCCGGGTGCTGCTGGTGGATGCGGATGAATCGAATATGGGCCTGCAGCACGCCCTGGCCGGAAATACCGCGCCGGTGCACCTGATGGATTTTCTGGGCGGCAAGAAGGGGTTTAAGGAAAAGCTCAACCAGAAGATGATGATGGACAACCCGGCAGGCATTTTTTCCGGCAGACAGACCATTGATGATCTACCGGCCGATTGCGTGACCAGCGAAGACGGGGTGGAGTTTCTGGTCATCGGCAAAATCCATCATTTTGGCGAAGGATGTGCCTGCCCCATGGGGATTTTGTCCAAAAAATTTCTGGCAAGTCTTGAAACCCGCGAGGGTGAGATCATTCTCGTGGATACCGAAGCCGGTGTGGAGCATTTCGGCCGGGGAATGGCCGGGGAAGCCGATATTGTGCTGGGGGTTGTGGACCCCACGGCTGAATCCTTCCGGATGGCTGAAAAAATTACTGAAATGGCGCAGAATGCCAATGCGGCGGCCTATTTTGTATTGAACAAGGTTGAGCCCAACATCGAAGAGGCCATGTTACGCTATCTGGATGGGGAGAGCGTGATCGGCCGAATTCCCAAGAACAATGAAATCTTCTTAGACAGCCTGGAAGGCCGGATTCTCTCCGCCCGGCTGCCGGAAATTGATGCGGTATGCCAAGAGATCAGCACCCGGCATGGCTTGATGGCCGCGTAA
- the floA gene encoding flotillin-like protein FloA (flotillin-like protein involved in membrane lipid rafts) — protein MTLTHILFIVLFIAVIIFIYFIGSAISLWIQALVSGASVGLFNIVFMRFRKVPPKLIVNAKIMAVKAGLEISTNDLESHYLAGGDVMRVVQALIAADKANIDLIFNRAVAIDLAGRNVLEAVQMSVNPKVIETPMVAAMAKDGIQLRAISRVTVRANIERLVGGAGEETILARVGEGIVTTIGSSDSHKNVLENPDSISRRVLEKGLDSGTAYEILSIDIADVDVGKNIGAELETDRAEADKKIAQAKAEERRAMAYAAEQEMKARVQEMRAKVVEAEAEVPLAMAEAFRSGNLGVMDYYRMKNIEADTTMRDTIGKTEDGKEYPETPDSEE, from the coding sequence ATGACACTGACCCATATTCTATTTATTGTACTTTTTATTGCCGTTATTATTTTTATCTATTTTATTGGATCGGCGATTTCCCTGTGGATACAGGCGCTTGTTTCGGGCGCCTCTGTGGGACTTTTCAATATCGTGTTCATGCGGTTTAGAAAAGTTCCGCCCAAATTAATCGTAAACGCCAAAATCATGGCGGTAAAAGCCGGCCTGGAGATATCCACCAATGACCTGGAGTCCCATTATCTGGCCGGCGGCGATGTCATGCGGGTGGTTCAGGCATTGATCGCCGCGGATAAAGCCAATATCGATTTGATTTTCAACCGGGCGGTCGCCATTGACCTGGCCGGCAGAAATGTCCTGGAAGCCGTTCAGATGAGTGTTAACCCCAAGGTGATTGAAACGCCCATGGTGGCGGCCATGGCCAAGGACGGCATCCAGCTTAGGGCCATATCACGCGTCACCGTGCGGGCCAATATTGAGCGGCTGGTCGGCGGCGCCGGCGAGGAAACCATTCTGGCCCGGGTGGGCGAGGGCATTGTCACGACCATCGGCTCTTCGGACAGCCATAAGAACGTGCTTGAAAATCCGGACAGCATCTCCCGCCGGGTGCTTGAAAAGGGGCTTGATTCGGGCACCGCCTATGAAATTTTATCCATTGATATCGCGGATGTGGATGTGGGCAAGAATATCGGGGCGGAGCTTGAAACCGACCGGGCCGAGGCGGACAAGAAAATCGCCCAGGCCAAAGCCGAGGAGCGCCGGGCCATGGCCTATGCCGCCGAGCAGGAGATGAAGGCACGAGTCCAGGAGATGCGGGCAAAAGTTGTCGAAGCCGAAGCCGAGGTGCCACTGGCCATGGCCGAAGCCTTCAGGAGCGGCAATCTGGGCGTTATGGATTATTACCGGATGAAGAACATCGAGGCGGATACCACCATGCGCGATACCATCGGCAAGACCGAAGACGGTAAGGAGTATCCCGAAACACCGGATTCTGAAGAGTAA
- a CDS encoding NfeD family protein, with product MIIELGFPIILQVAGIFVLLAEVILPSGGVLTILALGCFGYSLYSVFTNVSMSVGMMFVAADVIILPIVLISGVKLLAYSPVALRKSLKKTDGVTSQSEKLGGYMGKTGTTVTNLRPAGTARIDGRRVDVVSRGEFIEKDKPVLVIAVEGNRVVVREGE from the coding sequence ATGATTATCGAGTTGGGGTTTCCCATTATATTGCAGGTGGCGGGCATATTTGTTTTGCTGGCCGAGGTCATCCTGCCCTCCGGCGGGGTATTAACCATCCTGGCCCTGGGATGCTTCGGCTATTCGCTTTATTCGGTGTTTACCAATGTGTCCATGTCTGTAGGCATGATGTTTGTGGCCGCAGATGTGATTATTCTGCCCATTGTTTTGATTTCCGGAGTCAAGCTGCTCGCCTATTCGCCGGTGGCACTGCGTAAATCGTTAAAAAAGACGGACGGTGTGACCTCCCAGTCTGAAAAATTGGGGGGGTATATGGGAAAAACCGGAACCACCGTGACCAACCTCCGCCCGGCGGGCACGGCGCGGATTGACGGCCGGCGGGTGGATGTAGTGAGCCGGGGGGAGTTTATCGAAAAGGACAAGCCCGTTCTCGTCATCGCGGTGGAGGGCAACCGCGTGGTGGTTCGGGAGGGGGAATGA
- a CDS encoding NfeD family protein gives MKVRHIFQRLCRVPVFFAAVTLIVSFPAHAQEETQQPQGRPVFVIPVAGTVDPGMAAFIDRACREALQTPESLVVIEIDTFGGRVDSALEIVDTLLTVPAERSIAFVKKKAISAGALIALSCGDLVMRPATTIGDTAPIVYSQEGPKMMGEKFQSPIRAKFRALARRNGYPEALAEAMVTPEKVVYAVEIDGEKKYMDAQAFEDLTSEEKERVTSRTTVVEKGELLTLSAVEALELGFSSMTVSGIDAMLEKKGGGPFARQRIEPSWSEAMVRYIGSIAPILMMIGLAALYMEMKAPGFGIPGLLGLICLGVVFLNQYMVGLADYTELLIIILGIILMAIEVFVLPGFGIAGFVGMICIVIGLILTFQDFVIPDPAIPWETEILLNNIIKVVGAYVVSFILGLLFIRYVLPRLSTATGGPYLTASLKDAHSDSRETRRVHVGDTGVAMTALRPSGKVKIRADVFDVVTDNEFIERDAPVVVSEISGNRVIVARNTSE, from the coding sequence ATGAAGGTTCGCCATATATTTCAGAGACTTTGCCGGGTGCCTGTTTTTTTTGCGGCAGTAACCCTAATTGTATCGTTTCCCGCCCATGCCCAGGAAGAAACCCAACAGCCCCAGGGACGCCCGGTTTTTGTGATCCCGGTTGCCGGAACGGTAGATCCGGGCATGGCGGCATTTATTGACCGGGCCTGCCGTGAGGCCCTCCAAACGCCAGAGAGCTTGGTGGTGATTGAAATCGACACATTCGGCGGGCGGGTGGACTCGGCGCTTGAAATTGTGGATACCCTGCTGACCGTGCCGGCCGAGCGCTCCATCGCATTTGTGAAAAAAAAGGCGATTTCCGCCGGCGCCCTGATCGCGCTTTCCTGCGGCGATCTGGTCATGCGGCCGGCCACCACCATCGGCGACACCGCCCCCATTGTTTATTCCCAGGAGGGCCCGAAAATGATGGGGGAGAAGTTTCAATCCCCGATCCGGGCCAAATTCCGGGCCCTGGCCCGGCGAAACGGCTACCCGGAGGCCCTGGCCGAGGCCATGGTCACGCCGGAAAAGGTCGTGTATGCCGTGGAAATTGATGGGGAAAAAAAATATATGGATGCGCAGGCCTTTGAGGACCTGACATCGGAAGAAAAGGAGCGGGTGACGAGTCGGACCACGGTGGTGGAAAAAGGCGAGCTTCTGACCCTGTCTGCAGTGGAGGCCCTTGAATTGGGATTTTCGTCCATGACCGTATCCGGCATTGATGCAATGCTTGAGAAAAAAGGGGGCGGCCCGTTTGCCCGGCAACGGATCGAGCCTTCCTGGTCCGAGGCCATGGTGCGCTACATCGGCAGCATCGCCCCGATTCTCATGATGATCGGTTTGGCCGCCCTTTACATGGAGATGAAGGCCCCCGGATTCGGCATTCCGGGCCTGCTCGGGCTGATCTGCCTGGGGGTTGTTTTTTTGAATCAATACATGGTGGGCCTGGCCGACTATACCGAACTTTTGATTATTATACTGGGGATTATCCTGATGGCGATCGAGGTGTTTGTGCTGCCGGGATTCGGTATTGCCGGGTTTGTCGGAATGATATGCATTGTCATCGGCCTGATCCTCACATTTCAGGATTTTGTCATCCCCGACCCCGCCATTCCCTGGGAGACGGAGATTCTTTTAAATAATATCATCAAGGTGGTGGGCGCCTATGTGGTCTCGTTTATTCTGGGACTTTTGTTTATCCGGTATGTGCTGCCGCGGCTTTCCACGGCGACCGGGGGTCCGTACCTGACCGCGAGTTTAAAGGATGCGCATTCGGATTCCCGGGAGACCCGCCGGGTGCATGTGGGGGATACCGGCGTGGCCATGACAGCACTTCGGCCGTCCGGCAAGGTGAAAATCAGGGCGGATGTGTTTGACGTGGTGACGGACAATGAATTTATCGAGCGCGACGCGCCGGTGGTGGTGTCAGAAATATCCGGCAACCGGGTGATTGTTGCAAGGAATACGTCTGAATGA